Below is a window of Methanocaldococcus jannaschii DSM 2661 DNA.
GGGGTTCAAAATACAACTTAATTAGAGAGAAGCATGAAAGGAATTTTTTAGCAGCAATAAATGAACCAGTTAGAGAGATAATGGAGGAGAATGTTATAACTTTAAAGGAGAATGCAGATATTGATGAAGCAATAGAGACATTCTTAACAAAAAATGTTGGGGGGGCTCCAATAGTTAATGACGAGAACCAACTCATTTCATTAATTACAGAAAGAGATGTGATAAGGGCTTTATTGGATAAGATAGACGAAAATGAGGTTATTGATGATTATATAACAAGGGACGTTATTGTAGCCACACCAGGAGAGAGGTTGAAAGATGTTGCGAGAACTATGGTGAGAAATGGGTTTAGAAGACTGCCAGTTGTTAGTGAGGGGAGATTGGTAGGGATTATAACATCAACGGACTTTATAAAACTTTTAGGTAGTGATTGGGCTTTCAACCACATGCAAACTGGTAATGTTAGAGAGATAACAAATGTTAGAATGGAAGAGATTATGAAGAGGGATGTTATAACTGCAAAAGAGGGAGATAAATTAAAGAAGATAGCTGAAATAATGGTAACCAATGATATAGGGGCTTTACCAGTAGTTGATGAAAACTTAAGGATAAAAGGAATTATCACAGAGAAGGATGTTTTAAAATACTTTGCTTAAATAAATTATTTTTTATTTTTTGTGGGGGGTTGTTATGAATGTTGAGGAAATTGAAGAAGAATATAAAACTTCTATAAAAACTGGATTATCAACTGAAGAAGCTAAGAAGAGATTAAAAATCTATGGATATAATGAAATCCCAGAAAAAAAGGTTCATCCAATTATTAAATTTCTCTCTTACTTCTGGAATCCTATTGCTTGGATGATTGAAATTGCCGCTATTTTATCTGCAATAATCAAACACTGGGTGGATTTTGTTATAATCTTAATACTACTGTTGGTTAATGGTGTTGTTGGTTTTTGGGAAGAATATAAGGCAGAAAATGTCATAGAGTTTTTAAAGCAGAAGATGGCTTTAAATGCAAGGGTTTTGAGAGATGGAAAATGGCAAATAATTCCAGCAAAAGAATTAGTCCCTGGAGATGTTGTTAGAATTAGGATTGGAGATATCGTTCCAGCTGATATAATATTGGTTGATGGAGATTATTTAGTTGTAGATGAATCTGCCTTAACTGGAGAGAGTTTGCCAGTAGAGAAGAAGATTGGAGATATTGCTTATTCTGGCTCTATTGTTAAAAAAGGAGAGATGACTGGAATAGTTAAAGCTACCGGGCTAAATACTTACTTTGGAAAGACCGTTAAGTTAGTTGAAAAAGCAGAAAAAGTTAGCTCTTATCAAAAGATGATTATCAAGATAGGAGACTATTTGATAGTTTTAGCAGTAATTTTAATAGCAATAATGGTTGCCGTTGAATTGTTTAGAGGAAAGAGTTTAATAGAAACAGCCCAATTTGCTTTAGTGTTAGCTGTTTCAGCAATTCCAGCGGCTATGCCAGCTGTGTTATCAATAACTATGGCTATTGGAGCATTAAATTTAGCAAAGAAGGATGCTATTGTTAAGAAACTTGTAGCTATTGAAGAACTTGCAGGAGTTGATATTCTCTGCTCAGATAAAACTGGGACTTTAACAAAGAATCAGCTTGTGTGTGGGGAAATTATAGCTTTAAATGGATTTAGTAAAGAGGATGTTGTTTTATTTGCCGCTCTTGCTTCAAGGGAAGAGGATGCTGATGCAATAGATATGGCAATTTTAAATGAGGCTAAGAAATTAGGATTGATGGAAAAAATAAAAAACTACAAAATAAAGAAGTTCATTCCATTTGACCCAGTTATTAAGAGGACAGAGGCAGAGGTAACTAACGATGAGGAGTTTAAAGTCTCAAAAGGAGCTCCTCAGGTTATATTAGATTTATGCAATGCAGATGAAGAGTTAAGGAGAAAGGTTGAGGAAATTGTTGATAAGCTTGCTGAAAATGGTTATAGGGCTTTAGGGGTAGCTGTTTATAAAAATGGGAGATGGCACTTTGCTGGAATAATCCCATTGT
It encodes the following:
- a CDS encoding CBS domain-containing protein gives rise to the protein MFVRVMKIAQNKKIVTVYPTTTIRKALMTMNENKYRRLPVVNAGNNKVVGIITSMDIVDFMGGGSKYNLIREKHERNFLAAINEPVREIMEENVITLKENADIDEAIETFLTKNVGGAPIVNDENQLISLITERDVIRALLDKIDENEVIDDYITRDVIVATPGERLKDVARTMVRNGFRRLPVVSEGRLVGIITSTDFIKLLGSDWAFNHMQTGNVREITNVRMEEIMKRDVITAKEGDKLKKIAEIMVTNDIGALPVVDENLRIKGIITEKDVLKYFA
- a CDS encoding plasma-membrane proton-efflux P-type ATPase, producing MNVEEIEEEYKTSIKTGLSTEEAKKRLKIYGYNEIPEKKVHPIIKFLSYFWNPIAWMIEIAAILSAIIKHWVDFVIILILLLVNGVVGFWEEYKAENVIEFLKQKMALNARVLRDGKWQIIPAKELVPGDVVRIRIGDIVPADIILVDGDYLVVDESALTGESLPVEKKIGDIAYSGSIVKKGEMTGIVKATGLNTYFGKTVKLVEKAEKVSSYQKMIIKIGDYLIVLAVILIAIMVAVELFRGKSLIETAQFALVLAVSAIPAAMPAVLSITMAIGALNLAKKDAIVKKLVAIEELAGVDILCSDKTGTLTKNQLVCGEIIALNGFSKEDVVLFAALASREEDADAIDMAILNEAKKLGLMEKIKNYKIKKFIPFDPVIKRTEAEVTNDEEFKVSKGAPQVILDLCNADEELRRKVEEIVDKLAENGYRALGVAVYKNGRWHFAGIIPLYDPPREDAPLAVKKIKELGVIIKMVTGDHVAIAKNIARMLGIGDKIISISELLKKLKRGEIKEEKFDEIVEEADGFAEVFPEHKYKIVDSLQKRGHLVAMTGDGVNDAPALKKADCGIAVSNATDAARAAADIVLLSPGISVIVDAIQEARRIFQRMESYVIYRITETIRILFFVELCILILGIYPITALMIVLLAILNDIPILAIAYDNVVEPKSPVRWRMREILMLSTALGLSGVVSSFLIFYISDVFLHLTIAELQSFVFLKLILAGHATIFVTRIRDRLWKKPYPSKLLFWGVMGTNIIGTIVAAEGIFMAPIGWDLALFMWLYAHVWMLINDEIKMILLKRLKID